A stretch of the Flavobacterium sp. 5 genome encodes the following:
- a CDS encoding Gfo/Idh/MocA family protein → MLKIGVLGAGHLGKIHLRLLQQSEKYELVGFYDPNLENAEKINKEFGYKNFNTIATLIHAVDVIDIVTPTLSHYKCAKVAIKSGKHVFIEKPISNTVEEAEEIIALAKEYNVKGQVGHVERFNPAFIATKNMIENPMFIETHRLAEFNPRGTDVPVVLDLMIHDIDAILSVVKSKVKNINASGVSVISDTPDIANARIEFENGCVANLTASRISMKNMRKSRFFQKDAYISVDFLEKRCEVVKMKDAPEVPGDFDMILQNAEGVKRQIYFSNPEVEQNNAILDELETFADAINNDTTPVVTLEQATDALRVAYQIIDCFNK, encoded by the coding sequence ATGCTGAAAATTGGAGTATTAGGTGCTGGGCATCTAGGTAAAATACATTTGCGTTTATTACAACAATCTGAAAAGTATGAATTAGTTGGTTTTTATGACCCCAATCTAGAAAACGCCGAAAAAATAAACAAAGAATTTGGTTATAAAAATTTCAATACCATTGCAACACTGATTCATGCTGTCGATGTTATTGACATCGTTACCCCTACACTTTCTCACTATAAATGTGCTAAAGTAGCCATCAAATCAGGGAAGCATGTTTTTATTGAAAAACCTATTTCTAATACCGTTGAAGAAGCCGAAGAAATCATTGCATTAGCAAAAGAATATAATGTAAAAGGTCAGGTTGGTCACGTAGAAAGATTCAATCCTGCCTTTATTGCTACCAAAAACATGATTGAAAACCCCATGTTTATTGAAACACATCGATTAGCAGAATTCAACCCTCGGGGAACGGATGTTCCTGTTGTTTTGGATTTAATGATACATGATATTGATGCTATTTTAAGCGTTGTAAAATCGAAAGTAAAAAACATCAATGCCAGCGGAGTTTCAGTTATTAGTGATACTCCTGATATTGCAAATGCCCGAATTGAATTCGAAAATGGCTGTGTGGCTAATTTAACAGCTAGTCGAATTTCAATGAAAAACATGCGTAAATCAAGATTTTTTCAAAAAGATGCGTACATCTCAGTTGATTTTCTTGAAAAAAGATGTGAAGTAGTAAAAATGAAAGATGCACCAGAAGTTCCTGGAGATTTTGATATGATTTTGCAAAATGCTGAAGGAGTAAAAAGACAAATCTATTTCTCTAATCCAGAAGTGGAACAAAACAATGCTATTCTTGATGAATTAGAAACATTTGCAGATGCAATTAACAATGATACAACACCAGTAGTTACCTTAGAACAAGCAACAGATGCATTAAGAGTTGCTTATCAAATTATTGACTGTTTTAATAAATAA
- a CDS encoding 3-hydroxyacyl-CoA dehydrogenase family protein produces MKIIAVIGAGTMGNGIAHTFAQSGFTVKLIDVSEKSLDKGMATIATNLDRMLSKGTITEEDKIKTFTNIITYTDIKDGVIGADLVVEAATENIDLKLNIFKQLNEVCSHNTILATNTSSISITQIGAVVAHPERVIGMHFMNPVPIMKLVEIIRGYNTSDEVTTIIMKLSEKLGKTPVEVNDYPGFVANRILMPMINEAIETLYNKVAGVYEIDTVMKLGMGHPMGPLQLADFIGLDVCLAILNVMYDGYKNPKYAPCPLLVNMVRARKLGVKSGEGFYDYSESKKAEKISKQFV; encoded by the coding sequence ATGAAAATTATTGCAGTAATCGGAGCTGGAACTATGGGTAACGGAATTGCTCATACTTTTGCACAAAGTGGTTTTACCGTAAAATTAATAGATGTTTCCGAAAAATCATTAGATAAAGGAATGGCAACCATTGCTACCAATTTAGATAGAATGCTTTCTAAAGGAACCATTACTGAAGAAGACAAAATAAAAACTTTTACTAATATTATTACCTACACAGATATTAAAGACGGAGTTATTGGAGCTGATTTAGTTGTCGAAGCTGCGACTGAAAATATAGATTTAAAACTTAATATTTTCAAGCAATTAAACGAAGTCTGTTCACATAATACGATTTTAGCAACCAATACATCTTCTATTTCTATTACTCAAATTGGTGCTGTTGTAGCACATCCAGAACGTGTAATTGGAATGCATTTTATGAATCCTGTGCCAATCATGAAATTAGTAGAAATTATTCGTGGATACAATACTAGCGATGAAGTTACAACCATCATCATGAAGTTATCTGAGAAATTAGGAAAAACTCCTGTTGAAGTAAATGATTATCCAGGTTTTGTAGCCAATCGAATTTTGATGCCAATGATTAACGAAGCAATAGAAACACTATATAACAAAGTAGCAGGAGTTTACGAGATAGACACCGTAATGAAACTTGGTATGGGACACCCTATGGGACCTTTGCAACTAGCCGATTTCATTGGTCTTGACGTTTGTCTTGCAATTCTAAATGTAATGTACGATGGTTATAAGAACCCAAAATACGCTCCTTGTCCTTTATTAGTAAATATGGTAAGGGCTAGAAAATTAGGAGTAAAATCTGGTGAAGGATTTTATGATTATAGCGAAAGTAAAAAAGCTGAAAAGATTTCTAAGCAGTTTGTTTAA
- a CDS encoding aldose 1-epimerase family protein has protein sequence MTTTISNSFLTAEIKHIGAELCSLKDNLNKEYIWNGNPAFWGKHSPILFPIVGTLKNNSYQHNNSEYHLSRHGFAREIEFKIIDKQENSATLLLMASQETKEKYPFDFDLYLIYTIEGKTLKVEYKVFNKGKSIMPFSIGAHPAFDLPGNFENYSLAFETKDTLEYFLLEDGLISNTTNTLSLDQNQLHLNHKLFENDALVFKNIESKSVTILENSNPFLKVSYPNFPDLGIWTPNAPFICIEPWFGYSDTVDKFGSLLDKEGINILEANDTFNSAFTIEVL, from the coding sequence GTGACTACAACTATTTCCAACTCATTTTTAACTGCAGAAATAAAACACATAGGAGCCGAATTATGTTCTTTAAAAGATAATTTGAATAAAGAATATATCTGGAATGGAAATCCTGCCTTTTGGGGAAAACACTCTCCTATTTTATTCCCAATAGTTGGTACTTTAAAAAATAATTCCTATCAACATAACAATTCTGAATATCATTTATCACGTCACGGTTTTGCACGTGAAATAGAATTTAAAATAATTGACAAACAAGAAAATAGCGCGACTTTATTATTAATGGCGTCTCAAGAAACCAAAGAAAAATATCCTTTTGATTTTGATTTGTACTTAATTTATACTATAGAAGGCAAAACATTGAAAGTAGAATACAAAGTATTTAACAAAGGAAAATCAATAATGCCTTTTTCAATTGGGGCACATCCGGCATTTGATTTGCCAGGAAATTTTGAAAATTATAGCTTAGCCTTTGAAACGAAAGATACTTTAGAATATTTTTTATTAGAAGATGGGCTAATTTCAAATACTACTAATACCCTATCATTGGATCAAAATCAATTGCATTTGAATCATAAATTATTCGAAAATGATGCTTTAGTTTTCAAAAACATAGAATCCAAATCAGTTACAATTTTAGAGAATTCAAATCCGTTTTTAAAAGTAAGTTACCCTAATTTTCCAGATTTAGGCATTTGGACTCCAAATGCTCCTTTTATTTGTATTGAACCGTGGTTTGGATATTCTGACACTGTGGATAAATTTGGTTCCCTTTTGGACAAAGAAGGAATTAATATCTTGGAAGCTAATGATACATTTAATTCTGCTTTCACTATTGAAGTTCTATAA
- a CDS encoding M1 family metallopeptidase has product MKNNRFRAVLQMALLIVFSNSWSQETPAITTSASTSTPVSKYDYHDAFGPFFYTKDATPTRSASGEPGYGYWQNRADYKLTAKLNEKTNEIVGTDVVTYTNNSNDKMTFVWMHLDQNLFKADSRGNALIPLNGSRNGARGEVFDGGHKIKSVKIVSISKGKSVEKEAKFSITDTRMQVFLPDDLKPKGGVVSIKIDFSYISPKEGSDRTGVLDTKNGKIFTIAQWYPRMCVYDDLRGWNTNPYLGASEFYLEYGDLDVNITVPSNHIVVCSGELLNPTAVYSTTEQKRLAEAKKSEKTIMIRTAEEVAANVSNAGTISVKTWHFKIKNARDLSWASSPAFILDGARINLPSGAKSLALSAYPVESAGNEAWGRATEYTKTSIENYSKRWFEYPYPVATNVAGNEGGMEYPGIVFCGWESKGEDLWGVTDHEFGHGWFPMIVGSNERLFGWMDEGFNTFINSLSSVDFNKGEYKSKVTDMHNSADYFTDPKTEPIMSSPDNMKESNIGLLCYFKPSAGLIMLREQILGQERFDLAFRTYVERWAYKHPAPDDFFRTMENVAGEDLSWFWKGWFVNNWRLDQGVNSVKYVKNDPGKGAVITIENFEKMPMPVVLDVKTKSGKVTRVNLPVEIWQRNIVWSFKVDTTEEIESVVIDPSHVFPDVNESNNTWKSDKGTIEKDVILDGYLGKFSTTKAPLKIEFTEKNSVLFAEITNYPKFSLTQIDKDKFESKEAGVIFQFNEAKNGFDMIISADQKIPFTRD; this is encoded by the coding sequence ATGAAAAACAATCGTTTTAGAGCTGTATTACAAATGGCTTTATTAATTGTGTTTAGCAACTCATGGAGTCAAGAAACTCCAGCTATTACTACATCAGCTTCCACTTCCACTCCTGTTTCAAAGTATGATTATCATGATGCTTTTGGGCCGTTTTTTTATACAAAAGATGCAACGCCTACGCGTTCTGCTAGTGGTGAACCTGGATATGGGTATTGGCAAAACAGAGCAGACTATAAATTGACTGCTAAATTAAATGAAAAGACAAATGAAATTGTTGGTACAGATGTAGTAACCTATACCAATAATAGTAACGATAAAATGACATTTGTTTGGATGCATTTGGATCAAAATTTATTCAAAGCAGACTCTAGAGGAAATGCACTTATTCCACTTAATGGAAGCCGTAATGGTGCGCGAGGAGAAGTTTTTGATGGAGGACATAAAATCAAATCTGTTAAAATAGTTTCAATTTCAAAAGGCAAATCTGTTGAGAAAGAAGCAAAATTTAGTATTACAGATACCAGAATGCAAGTTTTTCTTCCAGATGACTTGAAGCCTAAAGGCGGTGTAGTCAGCATTAAAATTGATTTTTCTTATATCTCCCCAAAAGAAGGTTCGGATAGGACGGGAGTTTTAGATACTAAAAATGGTAAAATTTTTACTATTGCACAATGGTATCCACGTATGTGTGTGTACGATGATTTAAGAGGATGGAATACCAATCCGTATTTGGGAGCATCTGAGTTTTATTTAGAATATGGCGATCTTGATGTAAATATTACGGTACCATCAAACCATATTGTAGTTTGTTCAGGTGAATTGTTAAACCCAACAGCTGTGTATTCCACTACCGAACAAAAAAGACTTGCTGAAGCTAAGAAAAGCGAAAAAACAATAATGATTCGTACAGCTGAAGAGGTTGCAGCCAATGTTTCAAATGCGGGAACAATATCGGTAAAAACTTGGCATTTTAAAATCAAGAACGCAAGAGATCTTTCATGGGCTTCTTCACCAGCTTTTATTTTAGATGGCGCCAGAATTAATTTACCAAGCGGTGCAAAATCACTGGCATTATCGGCTTACCCTGTTGAAAGTGCAGGCAATGAAGCTTGGGGACGTGCAACAGAATATACCAAAACTTCAATCGAAAATTATTCTAAAAGATGGTTTGAATATCCTTATCCAGTAGCTACCAATGTTGCAGGAAATGAGGGAGGAATGGAATATCCAGGAATTGTTTTTTGTGGATGGGAATCTAAAGGAGAAGATTTATGGGGAGTTACAGATCATGAATTTGGTCATGGTTGGTTCCCAATGATTGTAGGTTCTAATGAGCGTTTATTTGGATGGATGGATGAAGGTTTTAACACTTTTATCAATTCTTTAAGTTCTGTCGATTTTAATAAAGGTGAGTATAAAAGTAAAGTAACCGATATGCATAATAGTGCTGATTATTTTACAGATCCAAAGACGGAACCTATTATGAGTTCACCAGATAATATGAAGGAAAGTAATATTGGTCTTTTGTGCTATTTTAAACCAAGTGCTGGATTGATAATGTTGAGAGAACAGATATTGGGACAAGAGCGTTTTGATTTGGCTTTTAGAACTTATGTTGAACGTTGGGCTTACAAACATCCAGCACCTGATGACTTTTTCAGAACAATGGAAAATGTTGCTGGAGAGGATTTAAGTTGGTTTTGGAAAGGGTGGTTTGTTAATAACTGGCGTTTAGATCAAGGAGTAAATTCAGTTAAATATGTGAAAAACGATCCAGGTAAAGGAGCTGTAATTACTATTGAAAACTTTGAAAAAATGCCTATGCCTGTAGTTTTAGATGTAAAAACAAAAAGCGGAAAAGTTACCCGTGTTAATTTACCAGTAGAAATTTGGCAACGTAATATAGTTTGGTCTTTCAAAGTAGATACTACCGAAGAAATAGAGAGTGTAGTTATTGATCCAAGTCATGTATTTCCTGATGTGAACGAAAGTAATAATACTTGGAAATCTGATAAAGGAACAATTGAGAAGGATGTTATTTTAGATGGTTATTTAGGGAAATTTTCGACTACTAAAGCGCCATTAAAAATTGAATTTACTGAAAAAAATAGCGTACTCTTCGCTGAAATTACAAATTATCCTAAATTTTCACTTACTCAAATTGATAAAGATAAATTTGAATCTAAAGAGGCAGGAGTTATATTTCAGTTTAACGAAGCTAAAAATGGATTTGATATGATTATTAGTGCAGATCAAAAAATACCTTTTACCAGAGATTAA
- a CDS encoding agmatine/peptidylarginine deiminase: MTAITRRFPAEWEKQQGILLCFPHNGKDWPGKYEAVQWAFVEFIKKVATYEQVFLVVTNENQKSKVNEMLETAHVKMSNISFIIHKTNRSWMRDSGPIIVKNGTEREALNFNFNGWAKYKNINLDKHVPAKVGEFLNIPVTQVMYKGKPVIVEGGAIDVNGRGTLLTSEECLMHPTIQVRNENFTKEDYEAVFKEYLGVTNVIWLGDGIEGDDTHGHIDDLCRFVNEDTIVTIVETDKNDSNYKPLQDNLKRLQNAKLENGKSPIIVALPMPKRVDFEDLRLPASYANFLILNNCVLVPTFNDSNDRVALNILSECFPDREIIGISCVDFIWGFGTLHCLSQQIPE; this comes from the coding sequence ATGACAGCAATTACGAGACGATTTCCTGCGGAGTGGGAAAAACAACAAGGAATTTTATTGTGTTTTCCACATAACGGTAAAGACTGGCCAGGAAAATACGAAGCCGTACAATGGGCTTTTGTTGAATTCATCAAAAAAGTAGCTACTTATGAACAAGTTTTCTTGGTAGTAACCAATGAAAACCAAAAAAGTAAAGTAAATGAGATGTTAGAAACGGCTCACGTAAAAATGAGCAATATCTCTTTCATCATACACAAAACTAATCGCAGTTGGATGCGCGATTCTGGACCAATTATTGTAAAAAATGGCACAGAGAGAGAAGCATTGAATTTCAATTTCAACGGTTGGGCCAAATACAAGAATATCAATCTTGATAAACATGTTCCGGCCAAAGTAGGCGAGTTTCTTAATATTCCAGTAACCCAAGTAATGTACAAAGGTAAACCTGTTATTGTTGAAGGCGGTGCTATTGATGTTAACGGACGTGGTACCTTATTAACTTCCGAAGAATGTTTAATGCATCCTACTATCCAGGTTCGAAATGAAAATTTCACCAAAGAAGATTACGAAGCCGTTTTCAAAGAATATTTAGGAGTAACTAATGTAATTTGGTTAGGAGATGGAATTGAAGGGGATGATACCCACGGGCATATTGATGATTTATGCCGATTTGTAAACGAAGATACCATTGTAACAATTGTTGAGACAGATAAAAATGATTCTAATTATAAACCTTTACAGGATAATTTGAAACGTTTACAAAATGCGAAGTTAGAAAACGGAAAATCTCCAATAATTGTAGCTTTGCCAATGCCAAAACGTGTCGATTTTGAGGATTTAAGATTACCTGCCAGTTATGCCAATTTCTTAATTTTGAATAACTGTGTTTTGGTTCCTACTTTTAATGATAGTAACGACAGAGTAGCTTTAAATATTTTATCTGAATGTTTCCCAGATCGCGAAATAATTGGAATTAGCTGTGTCGATTTTATTTGGGGATTCGGAACATTACATTGCTTGAGTCAACAAATTCCAGAATAA
- a CDS encoding YggS family pyridoxal phosphate-dependent enzyme: MSIQQNLQNIKLSLPEHVTLVAVSKTKPVSDLMEAYNSGQRIFGENKIQEMLDKWEQMPKDIEWHMIGHVQTNKVKYMAPFVGLIHGVDSLKLLEEINKQGLKNNRVIDCLLQIYIAEEESKFGLDEEELSALLASSIFKEMKNIRIIGFMGMATFTENQNQIKKEFTHLKTIFDYHKNLKSEICNLKSLSMGMSGDYQLAIACGSTMVRIGSSIFGGR; the protein is encoded by the coding sequence ATGTCCATTCAACAAAACCTTCAAAATATAAAATTATCTCTTCCTGAGCATGTTACTTTGGTAGCTGTTTCTAAGACCAAACCTGTTTCTGATTTGATGGAGGCATATAATTCTGGGCAACGTATTTTTGGTGAAAATAAAATACAGGAAATGTTAGATAAATGGGAGCAAATGCCCAAAGATATCGAATGGCACATGATAGGTCATGTACAAACCAATAAAGTTAAATATATGGCCCCTTTCGTGGGTTTAATTCACGGAGTGGATAGCTTGAAATTATTAGAAGAAATCAATAAACAGGGCTTGAAAAACAATCGAGTTATTGATTGCTTACTCCAAATTTACATCGCTGAAGAAGAATCAAAATTTGGACTTGATGAAGAAGAATTATCAGCACTTCTAGCCTCTTCAATTTTCAAAGAAATGAAAAACATTAGAATTATAGGTTTTATGGGAATGGCTACTTTTACAGAAAATCAAAACCAAATCAAAAAAGAATTCACACATTTGAAAACCATTTTTGACTATCATAAAAATTTGAAATCTGAAATCTGCAATCTAAAATCTCTTTCTATGGGAATGTCTGGTGATTACCAATTAGCAATTGCATGCGGTAGTACTATGGTTCGAATTGGAAGTAGTATCTTTGGAGGAAGATAG
- the smpB gene encoding SsrA-binding protein SmpB: MQKIVNILNKRARFDYEILETYTAGIVLAGTEIKSIRLGKANITESFCEFSNNELFVINTYIEEYSFGNQFNHKARSERKLLLNKRELKGLARSVQAKGLTIVPLKLFTNEKGIAKLQIGLCRGKKTYDKRESLKEQDTKRDLDRIKKAY; the protein is encoded by the coding sequence ATGCAAAAAATTGTCAACATACTCAACAAAAGAGCCCGATTCGATTATGAAATTCTAGAAACTTATACCGCTGGAATTGTTTTGGCTGGAACCGAAATCAAATCTATTCGATTAGGAAAGGCGAATATTACTGAAAGTTTTTGTGAATTTAGCAATAATGAACTTTTTGTTATCAATACTTATATTGAGGAATATAGTTTTGGTAATCAATTTAACCATAAAGCTCGAAGTGAACGCAAACTACTTTTAAATAAAAGAGAATTAAAAGGTTTAGCCCGTAGTGTACAAGCCAAAGGATTAACCATTGTTCCCTTGAAATTATTTACCAATGAAAAAGGAATAGCCAAATTACAGATAGGTCTTTGCCGTGGTAAAAAAACGTACGACAAAAGAGAATCGCTAAAAGAACAAGATACCAAAAGAGATTTGGACAGAATCAAAAAGGCTTATTAA
- a CDS encoding GNAT family N-acetyltransferase yields the protein MLKINFLPFPILKTERLLLRQLTANDADTLLVLRSNEQVMKYIPRPYLKTKEEALELIAMFDDKIENGIGINWGITFLNDPEKILGIIGHYRMKPEHYRAEVGYMLFPEYNGKGIVSEALRKVVEYGFNEMKLHSIEAILDPENIASEKVLLKNGFVKEAHLIENEFYEGRFLDSMIYSKLNR from the coding sequence ATGCTAAAAATTAATTTTTTACCATTTCCAATATTAAAAACCGAACGATTATTATTAAGGCAATTAACTGCAAATGATGCAGACACTCTTTTGGTTTTACGTTCGAATGAGCAAGTCATGAAATACATCCCAAGACCTTATCTCAAAACCAAAGAAGAGGCCTTAGAACTTATTGCAATGTTTGATGACAAAATAGAAAATGGAATTGGTATTAACTGGGGAATTACATTTTTGAATGATCCCGAAAAAATTCTAGGAATCATAGGACATTACCGCATGAAACCAGAACATTACAGAGCTGAAGTCGGATATATGCTATTCCCAGAATACAATGGAAAAGGGATTGTTTCAGAAGCATTACGAAAAGTAGTTGAATATGGTTTTAACGAAATGAAACTACATTCTATAGAGGCTATTTTGGATCCTGAAAATATTGCATCTGAGAAAGTTTTATTAAAAAATGGCTTTGTAAAGGAAGCTCATTTAATTGAAAATGAATTTTATGAAGGTCGTTTTCTGGACAGTATGATTTATTCTAAATTAAACAGGTAA
- a CDS encoding protein-L-isoaspartate(D-aspartate) O-methyltransferase, whose translation MKDTAKHQGLRNQLVTTLKQKGITDKNVLEAIKKIPRHLFLNSSFEDYAYQDKAFPIAAGQTISQPYTVAFQSQLLEIQKGHKILEIGTGSGYQTAVLCLMGAQVFSIERQNELFKQTSTLLPKLGIRPKHLSFGDGYKGLTNYAPFDSVIVTAGAPFIPQPLMAQLKVGGRLVIPLGEDVQIMTMLIRINETQFEKHEFGEFRFVPLLEDKN comes from the coding sequence TTGAAAGATACAGCCAAGCATCAAGGACTTCGTAATCAATTAGTAACTACCTTAAAGCAAAAAGGAATTACGGATAAAAATGTGCTAGAAGCTATTAAAAAAATTCCTCGTCATTTGTTTTTAAATTCCAGTTTTGAAGATTACGCTTATCAAGATAAGGCTTTTCCTATTGCAGCAGGTCAGACTATTTCCCAACCTTATACAGTAGCTTTTCAATCTCAATTATTAGAAATTCAAAAAGGACATAAAATACTTGAAATTGGTACAGGATCTGGATACCAAACTGCTGTTTTGTGTTTAATGGGAGCTCAGGTTTTTTCTATAGAAAGACAAAATGAGTTGTTCAAACAAACCTCTACTTTATTACCTAAATTAGGAATTCGTCCTAAGCATCTTTCTTTTGGAGATGGATATAAAGGGCTTACAAATTATGCGCCTTTTGATAGTGTTATTGTAACAGCAGGAGCTCCTTTTATTCCGCAACCTTTAATGGCGCAACTCAAAGTTGGGGGCAGACTTGTTATTCCATTGGGAGAGGATGTTCAAATTATGACAATGCTCATTCGTATCAATGAAACCCAATTTGAAAAACATGAATTTGGTGAGTTTCGTTTTGTTCCTTTATTAGAAGATAAGAATTAA
- a CDS encoding VF530 family DNA-binding protein — protein MEKQQSKDPLHGITLQKIVETLVEHYGFDTLGELISIKCFNQNPTVKSSLTFLRKTDWARKQVEELYVKTIPKFKK, from the coding sequence ATGGAAAAACAACAATCAAAAGATCCACTTCATGGAATCACGCTTCAAAAAATAGTCGAAACTTTAGTAGAACATTATGGTTTTGATACCTTGGGTGAACTGATTTCTATAAAATGCTTCAATCAAAATCCGACAGTTAAATCAAGTCTTACCTTTTTACGAAAAACAGATTGGGCACGGAAACAAGTAGAAGAGCTTTATGTAAAAACAATTCCGAAATTTAAAAAATAA
- a CDS encoding DUF3575 domain-containing protein has protein sequence MKKLFLLLFLLISIYSQSQTYIKVNAITALVLVPNIGIETSIGKKSTFQFDVLASFWSSIDGKPREFYTFTPEYRYHFHEKYNGFYAGANIGASIFNVQKPTKDYWGTDMYEKGFGYFVGATIGYQKKINNRFMLDIFLGGGWHQSYYNGYYISTGERYEFVEHHNKSGEWLPYRGGLMISYRLN, from the coding sequence ATGAAAAAACTATTTCTTCTTCTATTTCTTTTAATTTCAATTTATTCTCAATCTCAAACTTATATAAAAGTCAATGCTATTACAGCTTTAGTCCTAGTGCCAAATATAGGGATAGAAACTAGCATTGGAAAAAAATCTACTTTTCAATTTGATGTTCTGGCTTCTTTTTGGAGTTCAATAGATGGAAAGCCTAGAGAATTTTACACTTTTACACCTGAATACAGATATCATTTTCATGAAAAATACAATGGCTTTTATGCTGGAGCAAATATTGGCGCTTCCATTTTTAATGTTCAAAAACCCACCAAAGATTATTGGGGTACCGATATGTATGAGAAAGGATTTGGTTATTTTGTAGGTGCTACCATAGGTTATCAAAAAAAAATAAATAACCGATTCATGCTCGATATTTTTTTAGGAGGTGGTTGGCATCAATCCTATTACAATGGTTACTACATAAGTACTGGTGAGCGTTACGAATTTGTCGAACACCACAACAAAAGTGGTGAATGGTTACCCTATAGAGGTGGTTTAATGATTTCTTATCGCCTCAATTGA